A part of Streptomyces sp. NBC_01451 genomic DNA contains:
- a CDS encoding type II secretion system F family protein, with product MCVGVVCWLLGGRYPGARRAELLLAGGGAVGTGPPPWERASGELRRLRGRLRAEWWALAVGLVVALLGASVVPALVGAAGVPLLRRVRLAGEVRRAGERRGDAVIALCGALAGEVRAGRQPGEALLRATRDSGGLGGAQASVLAAARFGGDVPGALAAAARQPGAEGLLGLAACWRVAVDQGAGLAAGLDRLEGALRADRDQRADLRAQLAGARSTAVMLAGLPVLGLVLGTALGADPLHVLLHTGAGLGCLLVGGVLEGVGLWWALRIVRGAEAA from the coding sequence ATGTGTGTCGGGGTGGTCTGCTGGCTGCTGGGTGGGCGGTATCCCGGGGCCCGGCGGGCTGAGTTGCTGCTCGCCGGAGGCGGGGCCGTGGGGACCGGACCGCCTCCGTGGGAGCGGGCGTCCGGTGAACTGCGGCGGCTGCGCGGGCGGTTGCGGGCCGAGTGGTGGGCGCTGGCCGTCGGGCTGGTGGTGGCGCTGCTGGGTGCCTCCGTGGTGCCGGCGCTGGTGGGCGCGGCCGGGGTGCCGTTGCTGCGCCGGGTCAGGCTCGCCGGGGAGGTGCGGCGGGCGGGAGAGCGGCGGGGCGACGCGGTGATCGCGCTGTGCGGGGCGCTCGCCGGTGAAGTGCGCGCCGGGCGGCAGCCGGGGGAGGCGCTGCTGCGGGCGACACGCGACTCCGGCGGCCTCGGCGGGGCACAGGCGTCGGTGCTGGCGGCGGCACGGTTCGGCGGTGACGTACCCGGGGCGCTCGCCGCGGCGGCCCGGCAACCGGGCGCGGAGGGGCTGCTGGGCCTCGCGGCGTGCTGGCGGGTGGCCGTGGACCAGGGCGCGGGACTCGCGGCCGGGCTGGACCGCCTCGAAGGGGCTCTGCGCGCCGACCGGGACCAACGCGCCGACCTGCGTGCCCAGTTGGCGGGTGCCCGGTCGACGGCGGTGATGCTCGCGGGCCTGCCGGTGCTGGGCCTCGTCCTGGGCACGGCACTGGGCGCCGACCCGTTGCACGTGCTGTTGCACACGGGCGCCGGACTGGGCTGCCTGCTGGTCGGCGGGGTGCTGGAGGGCGTGGGCCTGTGGTGGGCGCTGCGGATCGTGCGGGGAGCGGAGGCGGCATGA
- a CDS encoding TadE family type IV pilus minor pilin — protein MGRFRDRGFVTAEAAVVLPALVLFSMALVWALLVAAAQIQCVDAARAGARAAARQDPPGAVVAVARGAAPRGAEVTVTREGDLVRVRVVARPPGLGGLAVDVAYEAAALAEETVGVGA, from the coding sequence GTGGGACGGTTCCGGGACCGGGGCTTCGTGACCGCCGAGGCCGCCGTGGTGCTGCCCGCACTGGTGCTGTTCTCGATGGCGCTGGTCTGGGCGCTGCTCGTCGCCGCCGCGCAGATCCAGTGTGTGGACGCCGCCCGGGCCGGTGCCCGGGCCGCCGCCCGGCAGGACCCGCCCGGCGCTGTCGTCGCGGTGGCCCGGGGCGCGGCCCCGCGCGGGGCGGAGGTCACCGTCACCAGAGAGGGCGACCTCGTGCGTGTGCGGGTGGTGGCTCGGCCGCCGGGACTCGGTGGCCTCGCCGTCGATGTGGCGTACGAAGCGGCGGCGTTGGCGGAGGAGACGGTGGGGGTGGGCGCGTGA
- the ssd gene encoding septum site-determining protein Ssd, which translates to MAGAITHDNDRSAAEGRQSGPLIVTEDADLLDDLLRLCAAAGATPEVHHGVPERGGGWEAAPLVLVGDDAVRRVRGAARRRGVVLVGRDQDDSGVWRRAVEIGADHVLMLPDGEQWLVDRIADVAEGVGRPALTVGVIGGRGGAGASTLACALAVTSAREGLRTLLVDADPLGGGLDVLLGGETADGLRWPAFAASRGRVGGGALEESLPKLHSLRVLSWDRGDCVAVPPQAVRAVLAAARRRGGAVVVDLPRRIDDGVAEVLAQLDVGILVVPGELRAVAAAGRVASAVGMVLRDLRVAVRGPYTPGLDDHEVARLLNLTLAGEVPVESALSRPHEGKAPPGAAARGPLARFCTVFWERALAEAGSV; encoded by the coding sequence ATGGCGGGAGCCATCACACACGACAACGATCGGTCCGCGGCCGAGGGGCGGCAGAGCGGACCGCTGATCGTCACCGAGGACGCCGACCTGCTGGACGACCTGTTGCGCCTGTGCGCGGCGGCCGGCGCCACACCCGAAGTGCACCACGGGGTGCCCGAGCGAGGAGGTGGCTGGGAGGCCGCACCACTCGTCCTGGTCGGCGACGACGCCGTCCGGCGGGTGCGCGGGGCCGCACGTCGGCGAGGAGTCGTGCTGGTCGGACGGGACCAGGACGACTCCGGGGTCTGGCGGCGGGCCGTCGAGATCGGCGCCGATCACGTCCTGATGCTGCCCGACGGCGAGCAGTGGCTCGTCGACCGGATCGCCGACGTCGCCGAGGGTGTCGGCAGGCCGGCGCTCACCGTCGGAGTCATCGGCGGCCGGGGCGGGGCCGGCGCGTCCACGCTGGCCTGCGCGCTCGCCGTCACCTCCGCGCGCGAGGGACTGCGCACCCTGCTCGTGGACGCGGATCCGCTGGGCGGCGGACTCGACGTACTCCTCGGCGGCGAGACGGCCGACGGACTGCGCTGGCCGGCCTTCGCCGCCTCACGCGGCCGGGTCGGCGGCGGCGCCCTGGAGGAGTCACTGCCGAAACTGCACTCCCTGAGGGTGCTGAGCTGGGACCGCGGGGACTGCGTGGCCGTCCCGCCCCAAGCCGTACGCGCGGTGCTCGCCGCGGCCAGACGGCGCGGCGGCGCGGTCGTCGTCGACCTCCCGCGGCGCATCGACGACGGCGTCGCGGAAGTCCTCGCCCAACTGGACGTCGGGATCCTCGTGGTCCCCGGCGAACTGCGCGCAGTCGCGGCGGCCGGCCGGGTGGCTTCCGCCGTCGGCATGGTCCTGCGCGACCTGCGTGTGGCGGTACGGGGCCCCTACACACCGGGACTTGACGACCACGAGGTGGCCCGGCTCCTCAATCTGACGCTGGCAGGTGAGGTCCCCGTCGAATCGGCCCTGTCGCGCCCGCACGAGGGCAAGGCGCCGCCGGGAGCGGCGGCACGCGGACCGCTGGCCCGGTTCTGCACGGTGTTCTGGGAGCGGGCGCTGGCCGAGGCGGGCAGCGTATGA
- a CDS encoding TadA family conjugal transfer-associated ATPase, which yields MNGGRWDEGPGASTGLLDGVRQWLAESGAEATPARVAQALREQGRVLGDAEVLGAAERLRSELVGTGPLEPLLADPSVTDVLVAAPDRVWVDRGGGLELTAVSFPDAGAVRRLAQRLAAVAGRRLDDARPWVDARLPDGTRLHAVLPPVAVGCTCLSLRVVRPRAFTLDELMAAGMLPPGGDRVLRALLDARLSFLISGGTGCGKTTLLSALLGLVGPGERIVLAEDSAELRPDHPHVVRLETRPANQEGAGLVTLQDLVRQALRMRPDRLVVGEVRGAEALDLLAALNTGHEGGCGTVHANAAADVPARLEALGTAAGLDRAALHSQLAAALSVVLHLVRDRAGRRRIAEVHVLERDPSGLVVTVPALRWGEEAFAYERGWERLRGLLRAGGDKGQGSEGT from the coding sequence ATGAACGGCGGACGCTGGGACGAAGGGCCGGGGGCGTCCACCGGCCTGCTGGACGGCGTACGGCAATGGCTCGCCGAGAGCGGGGCGGAGGCCACACCCGCGCGCGTGGCGCAGGCCCTGCGGGAGCAGGGGCGGGTGCTCGGGGACGCCGAAGTGCTGGGCGCCGCTGAACGGTTGAGGTCGGAACTGGTCGGCACCGGCCCGCTGGAGCCGCTGCTCGCCGATCCGTCGGTCACCGATGTCCTGGTGGCGGCCCCGGACCGGGTGTGGGTGGACCGGGGCGGCGGACTGGAACTGACCGCCGTGTCCTTCCCGGACGCGGGTGCCGTACGGCGGCTCGCGCAGCGCCTCGCCGCGGTGGCCGGACGACGGCTCGACGACGCGCGGCCGTGGGTCGACGCCAGGCTGCCCGACGGGACCCGTCTGCACGCGGTACTGCCCCCGGTGGCCGTCGGCTGCACCTGCCTGTCCCTGCGGGTGGTACGGCCGCGCGCGTTCACCCTGGACGAGCTGATGGCCGCGGGAATGCTGCCGCCGGGCGGTGACCGGGTGCTGCGGGCGCTGCTCGACGCACGGCTGTCGTTCCTGATCAGCGGTGGCACGGGATGCGGCAAGACAACGCTGTTGAGCGCGTTGCTGGGGCTGGTCGGCCCGGGCGAGCGGATCGTGCTCGCCGAGGACTCGGCGGAACTGCGGCCCGACCATCCGCACGTCGTACGGCTGGAGACCAGACCCGCCAACCAGGAGGGCGCGGGCCTGGTCACGCTCCAGGACCTGGTGCGGCAGGCATTGCGGATGCGGCCGGACCGGCTGGTCGTCGGGGAGGTCAGGGGCGCCGAGGCGCTCGATCTGCTGGCGGCCCTCAACACGGGTCACGAGGGGGGTTGCGGGACGGTCCACGCGAACGCCGCGGCGGACGTACCGGCGCGGCTGGAGGCGCTGGGGACGGCCGCGGGGCTCGACCGGGCCGCGCTGCACAGCCAGTTGGCGGCGGCGCTGTCGGTGGTCCTGCATCTCGTCCGCGACCGGGCCGGGCGGCGCCGGATCGCCGAGGTGCATGTGCTGGAGCGTGACCCCTCGGGGCTGGTGGTGACGGTGCCGGCGCTGCGGTGGGGCGAGGAGGCGTTCGCGTACGAGCGGGGATGGGAGCGGCTGCGGGGGCTGCTTCGCGCAGGCGGCGACAAGGGGCAGGGGAGTGAAGGCACGTGA
- the bldG gene encoding anti-sigma factor antagonist BldG, producing MDLSLSTRTVGDRTVVEVGGEIDVYTAPKLREQLVELVNDGSFHLVVDMEGVDFLDSTGLGVLVGGLKRVRAHEGSLRLVCNQERILKIFRITGLTKVFPIHTSVDEAVAATD from the coding sequence GTGGACCTGTCCCTGTCGACCCGTACCGTCGGCGATCGTACGGTCGTCGAGGTCGGTGGCGAAATCGACGTTTATACCGCGCCCAAGCTGCGTGAGCAGCTGGTCGAGCTGGTCAACGACGGGAGTTTTCACCTCGTCGTGGACATGGAGGGTGTCGACTTCCTCGACTCCACCGGGCTCGGCGTACTGGTCGGCGGCCTGAAGCGTGTGCGTGCCCACGAGGGCTCGCTGCGCCTGGTGTGCAACCAGGAGCGCATTCTGAAGATCTTCCGCATCACCGGTCTGACCAAGGTGTTCCCGATTCACACCTCGGTCGACGAAGCGGTGGCGGCCACCGACTGA
- a CDS encoding type II secretion system F family protein, with product MSAEVFHRLGVVLGAVLALGWLLRWIETVRRERRVRRRLVRLLALEAGRERGPAGGWFGARVAVRRWLPVVGAVSGGWVLVGGLAGVVVGLVAGVGLWRWRLRRAAGGVAADVDAAEATRQLPLAADLLAACIAAGAGPVVAAQAVGEALTGPVGEALARGAAEVRLGGEAAEAWRRLASIPGAGPLARLLERADESGVPASGPVARLAADTRADWGRTATERARRAAVMVTAPVGLCFLPAFIAVGVLPVVIGLADGLLGGGGG from the coding sequence GTGAGCGCGGAGGTTTTCCACAGGCTGGGGGTGGTGCTGGGGGCCGTACTGGCCCTGGGGTGGCTGCTCCGGTGGATCGAGACGGTCCGGCGTGAACGGAGGGTGCGCCGGAGGCTGGTCCGGCTGCTCGCGCTGGAGGCGGGGCGGGAACGCGGCCCGGCGGGAGGGTGGTTCGGGGCGCGGGTTGCCGTACGGCGGTGGCTGCCCGTGGTGGGTGCGGTGAGCGGCGGATGGGTGCTGGTCGGCGGCCTGGCTGGCGTCGTGGTGGGGCTGGTCGCCGGGGTCGGGCTGTGGCGGTGGCGGCTGCGGAGGGCGGCCGGTGGCGTGGCGGCGGACGTCGACGCTGCCGAGGCGACCCGGCAACTCCCGCTCGCCGCCGATCTACTGGCCGCATGTATCGCGGCCGGCGCCGGACCGGTGGTCGCTGCCCAGGCGGTGGGCGAGGCGTTGACGGGACCGGTCGGGGAGGCGCTGGCGCGGGGCGCCGCAGAGGTGCGGCTCGGCGGCGAAGCGGCCGAAGCCTGGCGGAGGCTGGCGTCGATACCGGGAGCCGGCCCCCTGGCGAGGCTGCTGGAGCGGGCCGACGAGTCGGGCGTACCGGCGTCCGGGCCCGTCGCACGCCTCGCCGCGGACACCCGGGCCGACTGGGGACGCACGGCGACGGAGCGGGCCCGGCGGGCTGCCGTCATGGTCACCGCGCCGGTGGGGCTGTGCTTCCTCCCCGCGTTCATCGCCGTCGGCGTACTGCCTGTGGTGATCGGGCTGGCGGACGGGTTGCTGGGCGGGGGTGGTGGATGA
- a CDS encoding DEAD/DEAH box helicase — MAFNHLPQGVHDALGPLSVTPVTHSMPMAKNHRSERPSAFAASRPDPGTILDRLASGPSRASRITHTEHLPPRAGRHAVWPDRIRAEVIAAVQSAGIEHPWAHQALAAEHALDGDNVIVATGTASGKSLAYLVPVLSRLLDGSEAPNGRGATALYLAPTKALAADQRRSVKELSQPLGNAVRPAVYDGDTPVEEREWVRQYANYVLTNPDMLHRGILPSHPRWASFLKSLKYVVIDECHTYRGVFGSHVAQVLRRLRRLCARYGASPVFLLASATAAEPSASAGRLTGLPVVEVADDASPRGELVFALWEPPLTELHGEKGAPVRRTATAEAADLLTDLTLQGVRSVAFVRSRRGAELISVIAQERLSEVDRSLARRVAAYRGGYLPEERRALEQALHSGELLGLAATTALELGIDVSGLDAVVIAGYPGTRASLWQQAGRAGRAGQGALAILVARDDPLDTFLVHHPEALFDQPVESTVLDPDNPYVLAPHLCAAAAESPLTEADLGLFGPETAALLPQLEAAKLLRRRTSAWHWTRRERAADLADIRGGGGNPVQIVEEGTGRLLGTVDAGASHTTVHEGAVHLHQGRTYLVRSLDLADSVALVEEANPPYSTVARDTTSIAVLETDTEIPWGDGRLCYGSVEVTNQVVSFLRRRVITGEVLGETKLDLPPRKLRTRAVWWTVTEDQLDAARVNPEILGGALHAAEHASIGMLPLFATCDRWDIGGVSVPLHPDTLLPTVFVYDGHPGGAGFAERAFHTARSWLTATRQAIASCECDAGCPSCIQSPKCGNGNEPLHKKGAVRLLTVLLQGAPEEKAPDEKG; from the coding sequence ATGGCATTCAATCACTTACCGCAGGGCGTGCACGACGCCTTGGGCCCATTGTCCGTCACGCCAGTGACACACTCGATGCCGATGGCCAAGAATCACCGATCCGAACGACCCTCGGCTTTCGCCGCCTCGCGACCCGATCCGGGCACGATCCTGGACCGGCTCGCCTCGGGGCCGAGCCGCGCTTCGCGCATCACTCATACGGAGCACTTGCCCCCACGTGCGGGCCGTCATGCCGTCTGGCCGGACCGGATTCGCGCCGAGGTCATCGCGGCCGTCCAGTCCGCCGGAATCGAACACCCCTGGGCCCACCAGGCACTGGCCGCCGAGCACGCCCTGGACGGCGACAACGTGATCGTCGCCACAGGCACCGCCTCGGGCAAGTCGCTCGCGTACCTCGTACCGGTCCTCTCACGCCTCCTGGACGGCTCCGAGGCGCCCAACGGCCGCGGGGCGACCGCCCTGTACCTCGCGCCGACCAAGGCCCTCGCAGCCGACCAGCGCCGTTCCGTGAAGGAACTTTCACAACCTTTGGGAAACGCGGTACGACCTGCCGTGTACGACGGTGACACCCCCGTCGAGGAACGCGAGTGGGTCCGCCAGTACGCGAACTACGTCCTCACCAACCCGGACATGCTCCACCGGGGGATACTCCCGTCCCACCCGCGCTGGGCCTCCTTCCTCAAATCGCTGAAGTACGTCGTCATCGACGAATGCCACACCTACCGCGGTGTCTTCGGCTCCCACGTCGCCCAGGTCCTGCGCCGCCTGCGCCGCCTGTGCGCCCGCTACGGCGCCTCCCCGGTCTTCCTGCTCGCCTCCGCCACGGCCGCCGAGCCGTCCGCCTCAGCCGGCCGTCTGACGGGCCTCCCGGTGGTCGAGGTCGCCGACGACGCCTCACCCCGTGGTGAACTGGTGTTCGCCCTCTGGGAGCCCCCGCTCACCGAACTGCACGGCGAGAAGGGCGCCCCCGTCCGCCGGACGGCCACCGCCGAGGCCGCCGACCTGCTGACCGACCTCACCCTCCAGGGCGTGCGCTCGGTGGCCTTCGTACGCTCCCGGCGCGGCGCCGAGCTGATCTCGGTGATCGCCCAGGAACGGCTCTCCGAGGTCGACCGCTCGCTGGCCCGCCGCGTGGCCGCCTACCGCGGCGGCTATCTCCCCGAGGAGCGCAGAGCCCTCGAACAGGCCCTCCACTCCGGCGAGCTCCTCGGCCTCGCCGCCACCACCGCCCTCGAACTCGGCATCGACGTCTCGGGGTTGGACGCCGTCGTCATCGCCGGCTACCCGGGCACCCGCGCCTCCCTGTGGCAGCAGGCGGGCCGCGCCGGACGCGCCGGACAGGGCGCGCTGGCGATCCTGGTCGCCCGCGACGACCCGCTGGACACGTTTCTCGTCCACCACCCGGAGGCCCTGTTCGACCAGCCCGTCGAGTCGACGGTCCTCGACCCGGACAACCCGTACGTCCTGGCCCCCCACCTGTGCGCGGCGGCGGCCGAATCCCCCCTGACCGAGGCGGACCTGGGACTCTTCGGCCCTGAAACGGCGGCCCTGCTACCGCAGTTGGAGGCCGCGAAGCTGCTCCGGCGCCGCACCAGCGCCTGGCACTGGACACGCCGCGAGCGGGCCGCCGACCTGGCCGACATCCGCGGCGGTGGCGGCAACCCCGTCCAGATCGTCGAGGAGGGCACGGGACGGCTGCTCGGCACGGTCGACGCGGGCGCCTCGCACACGACCGTGCACGAGGGCGCGGTCCACCTCCACCAGGGCCGCACCTATCTCGTCCGCTCCCTCGACCTGGCGGACTCGGTCGCCCTGGTCGAGGAGGCGAACCCGCCGTATTCGACGGTCGCCCGCGACACGACGTCCATCGCCGTCCTGGAGACGGACACCGAGATCCCCTGGGGCGACGGCCGCCTCTGCTACGGCTCCGTCGAGGTCACCAACCAGGTCGTCTCCTTCCTGCGCCGACGCGTCATCACCGGTGAGGTCCTGGGCGAGACGAAGCTCGACCTCCCTCCGCGTAAGCTGCGCACCCGTGCCGTGTGGTGGACCGTCACCGAGGACCAACTCGACGCGGCCCGCGTCAATCCGGAGATCCTCGGCGGCGCGCTGCACGCCGCCGAACACGCGTCGATCGGCATGCTGCCCCTCTTCGCGACCTGCGACCGCTGGGACATCGGCGGCGTCTCCGTCCCGCTCCACCCGGACACCCTCCTTCCCACGGTCTTCGTGTACGACGGCCACCCGGGCGGCGCGGGCTTCGCGGAGCGTGCCTTCCACACGGCCCGCTCCTGGCTGACGGCCACCCGTCAGGCCATCGCCTCCTGCGAGTGCGACGCCGGCTGCCCGTCCTGCATCCAGTCCCCCAAGTGCGGCAACGGCAACGAGCCCTTGCACAAAAAGGGAGCGGTGCGGTTGCTGACGGTTCTGCTGCAGGGGGCGCCCGAGGAGAAGGCGCCGGACGAGAAGGGTTAG
- a CDS encoding Rv3654c family TadE-like protein → MRRWRGGWLARLAGAVSARSVRSDRGSATVWSVGAVAVLCVVFGVLLAVGQAAVARHRAAAGADLAAFAAADHWTEGAEQACARADRVAAAQKTRLVRCAMVGETSDLTVMSGRGLFRAEVRSRAGPPGPPGPLRPT, encoded by the coding sequence GTGAGGCGTTGGAGAGGCGGGTGGCTTGCCAGGCTCGCCGGAGCTGTTTCCGCGCGCTCGGTCCGCTCCGACCGTGGCTCCGCGACGGTCTGGAGCGTTGGCGCCGTCGCCGTCCTGTGCGTGGTGTTCGGCGTACTGCTCGCCGTGGGGCAGGCGGCCGTGGCCCGGCATCGGGCCGCCGCGGGTGCGGACCTGGCGGCGTTCGCCGCAGCCGACCACTGGACGGAGGGTGCCGAGCAGGCCTGCGCGCGTGCGGACCGGGTGGCCGCTGCCCAGAAGACCCGGCTCGTTCGGTGCGCGATGGTGGGTGAGACGTCGGACCTGACGGTGATGTCGGGACGGGGCCTTTTCAGGGCGGAGGTCAGGTCGAGAGCGGGACCACCAGGGCCCCCTGGCCCGCTGAGACCGACCTGA
- a CDS encoding oxidoreductase produces MSTTDANVDPLAALGSLPGVADSVESVRKAVDRVYGHRIMRRRSNAITGEAALRGARGSAALSGADWALEEVRRRTDFSGDDEARVVGAALRLTAEAGQLLSIWRQSPLRVLARLHLVAAAGTGDEVGRPRQDGEPVDEPLVELPLPSAAEVSGRLEGLAELIIAGGSAPALVTAAVVHGELLALRPFGSYNGLVARAAERIVLVGSGLDPKSVCPAEVGHAEPGRAAYLAAFDGYVSGTPEGMAAWIAHCGRAVVLGARESTAVCEALQRGAA; encoded by the coding sequence ATGAGTACGACAGACGCGAACGTCGACCCGCTCGCGGCCCTGGGGTCACTTCCCGGGGTGGCCGATTCCGTGGAGTCCGTGCGCAAGGCCGTGGACCGGGTCTACGGGCATCGCATCATGCGGCGGCGCAGCAACGCGATCACCGGCGAGGCGGCACTGCGTGGCGCGCGCGGCTCCGCTGCCCTCTCCGGTGCCGACTGGGCTCTCGAAGAGGTGCGCCGGCGCACCGACTTCAGCGGTGACGACGAGGCCCGGGTCGTCGGCGCGGCTCTTCGGCTGACCGCGGAGGCGGGTCAACTCCTGTCCATCTGGCGCCAGTCGCCGCTGCGCGTGCTGGCCCGGCTGCATCTGGTCGCAGCCGCGGGGACGGGCGACGAGGTGGGGCGCCCGCGGCAGGACGGTGAACCGGTCGACGAGCCGCTGGTCGAACTGCCGCTGCCGAGTGCGGCCGAGGTGTCCGGACGGCTGGAGGGACTCGCCGAGCTGATCATCGCGGGAGGCTCGGCCCCCGCCCTGGTCACGGCCGCCGTCGTGCACGGCGAACTCCTCGCACTGCGCCCTTTCGGCTCCTACAACGGCCTCGTCGCGCGCGCGGCCGAGCGGATCGTCCTCGTCGGCAGCGGGCTCGACCCCAAGTCGGTGTGCCCGGCCGAGGTCGGCCACGCCGAACCGGGCCGCGCGGCCTATCTGGCGGCATTCGACGGCTATGTCTCCGGCACTCCGGAAGGCATGGCCGCGTGGATCGCCCACTGCGGCCGGGCTGTCGTACTCGGGGCACGTGAATCGACGGCCGTGTGCGAGGCGCTGCAACGCGGGGCGGCGTAG
- a CDS encoding DUF4244 domain-containing protein encodes MFAVVRERMCGLVCRARAVLVARRDAGMVTSEYAVGIIAAVAFAAVLYKVVTSGQVSSELQAIVKKALDAKM; translated from the coding sequence ATGTTCGCAGTGGTGCGGGAACGGATGTGCGGCCTGGTGTGCAGGGCGCGTGCGGTGTTGGTGGCGCGGAGGGATGCCGGGATGGTGACTTCGGAATATGCCGTCGGCATTATCGCCGCGGTGGCGTTCGCGGCGGTGCTCTACAAGGTGGTGACGAGCGGGCAGGTCAGCTCGGAATTGCAGGCCATCGTGAAGAAGGCCCTCGATGCCAAGATGTGA
- a CDS encoding ATP-binding protein, protein MATVELRFSALPEHVRTARLVAAAVARRAGVDEAVLDEVRLAVGEACSRAVGLHQSSGISEPVWVTLVEEEKLFSIEVGDEAPRSTPGDDTPGADGGVDVDAEEDEMGLAVISGLVDDVEVTSGENGGSIRMSWPTTPPVTLLP, encoded by the coding sequence ATGGCCACCGTTGAACTCCGCTTCAGCGCGCTGCCCGAGCACGTCAGGACCGCCCGACTGGTGGCGGCAGCGGTGGCGCGCAGGGCCGGAGTGGACGAGGCCGTACTCGACGAGGTGCGACTCGCCGTGGGCGAGGCCTGTTCCCGTGCCGTCGGACTGCACCAGAGCAGCGGTATCTCGGAGCCGGTGTGGGTGACGCTGGTCGAGGAGGAGAAGCTGTTCTCCATCGAGGTCGGCGACGAAGCACCCCGCTCGACTCCCGGTGACGACACTCCGGGTGCCGACGGTGGCGTGGACGTGGATGCCGAGGAGGACGAGATGGGCCTCGCGGTCATCAGCGGCCTCGTCGACGACGTCGAGGTCACCTCGGGGGAGAACGGCGGATCGATCCGCATGAGCTGGCCGACCACGCCGCCGGTCACGCTCCTCCCCTGA
- a CDS encoding HAD family hydrolase, which produces MLSLVENHFLPRTAAFFDLDKTVIAKSSTLTFSKSFYQGGLINRRAVLRTAYAQFVFLAGGADHDQMERMREYLSALCRGWNVQQVKEIVAETLHDLIDPIIYDEAASLIEEHHTAGRDVVIVSTSGAEVVEPIGELLGADRVVATRMVVGEDGCFTGEVEYYAYGPTKAEAIKELAASEGYDLARCYAYSDSVTDVPMLSSVGHPYAVNPDRALRREAIARGWTILDFHRPVRLKQRLPALSVPPRPALVAAAAIGAAAATAGLVWYASRRRPTVA; this is translated from the coding sequence ATGCTCAGCCTCGTGGAAAACCACTTCTTGCCCCGCACAGCCGCCTTCTTCGACCTGGACAAGACGGTCATCGCGAAGTCGAGCACGCTCACGTTCAGCAAGTCGTTCTACCAAGGCGGTCTGATCAACCGCAGGGCCGTCTTGCGTACCGCATATGCCCAGTTCGTGTTCCTGGCGGGCGGCGCCGATCATGACCAGATGGAGCGCATGCGCGAGTACCTTTCCGCGCTGTGCCGCGGCTGGAACGTCCAGCAGGTCAAGGAGATCGTCGCCGAGACGCTGCACGACCTGATCGACCCGATCATCTACGACGAGGCGGCCTCCCTCATCGAGGAGCACCACACCGCCGGCCGTGACGTGGTGATCGTGTCGACGTCGGGCGCGGAGGTCGTCGAGCCGATCGGCGAACTGCTCGGCGCGGACCGGGTGGTGGCCACCCGCATGGTCGTCGGCGAGGACGGCTGCTTCACGGGCGAGGTGGAGTACTACGCGTACGGACCCACCAAGGCCGAGGCGATCAAGGAGCTGGCCGCGTCGGAGGGGTACGACCTCGCGCGCTGCTACGCCTACAGCGACAGCGTCACCGACGTCCCCATGCTGTCGTCCGTCGGCCATCCGTACGCCGTGAACCCGGACCGCGCACTGCGCCGGGAAGCGATCGCGCGCGGGTGGACGATCCTCGACTTCCACCGCCCGGTCCGACTGAAGCAGCGCCTGCCCGCGCTCTCCGTACCGCCGCGTCCGGCTCTGGTCGCCGCCGCCGCGATAGGTGCGGCGGCGGCCACGGCGGGTCTCGTCTGGTACGCGAGCAGGCGTCGCCCGACGGTCGCCTGA